Proteins encoded within one genomic window of Haladaptatus sp. QDMS2:
- a CDS encoding cobyrinic acid a,c-diamide synthase, with translation MRGVVLGGTSSGVGKTVATMAVCRALTHAGYSVQPAKAGPDFIDPSHHATLGAPSRTLDPWLQGRAGMRQNYARGTGDVCVVEGMMGLYDGDTSTAQVAAQLELPVVLVVDASAGMESVAATALGFKSFAGHVDVSVDVVGVIASRAHPGRHVDGIRAALPSDIEFLGYIPPRDDLTIPERHLGLHLGDEAPLSTDALDAAADGVRGHRFAEIAREPTWYEDCRATQESRESEPTPRAPTVAVAHDQSFCFIYPATLERLRRRATVVPFSPTAGDELPPCDGVYIPGGYPERHAADLAESQTLSTLATRAEDGLPVFGECGGFMVLADTLTTTDGTTHEMAGVLPAAVTMHERYQALDHVELRARGRTLTAMPGERLRGHEFHYSAATAAPDATFAFDVERGTGIDGREGLTAYQTLGTYAHFHPESGAFDRFLDQL, from the coding sequence ATGCGAGGGGTCGTCCTCGGGGGAACGTCGTCGGGCGTTGGTAAGACCGTCGCCACCATGGCCGTGTGTCGGGCGCTGACGCACGCAGGATATTCCGTGCAACCGGCGAAGGCGGGGCCAGATTTCATCGACCCCTCGCATCACGCGACGCTCGGCGCTCCCTCGCGAACGCTCGACCCCTGGTTACAGGGGCGGGCGGGCATGCGCCAGAACTACGCGCGTGGAACCGGAGATGTCTGCGTCGTCGAGGGTATGATGGGGTTGTACGACGGCGACACCTCGACAGCACAGGTCGCTGCGCAACTCGAATTGCCAGTCGTGCTCGTCGTGGACGCAAGCGCAGGGATGGAAAGCGTCGCGGCCACGGCGCTCGGCTTCAAATCGTTCGCGGGGCACGTTGACGTCTCAGTAGACGTGGTCGGCGTCATCGCGTCGCGGGCCCATCCTGGCCGCCACGTAGATGGGATTCGAGCGGCGCTGCCATCCGATATCGAATTCTTGGGGTACATCCCTCCGCGCGACGACCTCACCATCCCAGAACGGCACCTCGGATTACATCTTGGCGATGAAGCCCCGCTTTCGACGGACGCGCTCGATGCTGCGGCGGACGGTGTTCGTGGGCATCGGTTCGCCGAAATCGCTCGTGAACCCACGTGGTACGAAGACTGTCGTGCGACCCAGGAATCGCGCGAATCTGAACCGACTCCTCGGGCACCCACAGTCGCCGTCGCACATGACCAGTCGTTTTGCTTCATCTATCCGGCGACGCTCGAACGTCTCCGCAGACGAGCGACAGTCGTCCCGTTCTCTCCAACCGCAGGCGACGAACTCCCTCCATGTGACGGCGTCTACATTCCCGGCGGCTATCCAGAGCGGCACGCCGCTGACCTCGCCGAAAGCCAGACCCTGTCGACGCTCGCGACCCGGGCCGAAGACGGCCTTCCGGTTTTCGGCGAGTGCGGAGGATTCATGGTGCTTGCTGACACGCTCACGACGACCGATGGCACTACCCACGAAATGGCCGGTGTGCTTCCTGCGGCGGTGACCATGCACGAGCGCTACCAAGCACTCGACCACGTCGAACTGCGGGCACGAGGCCGGACATTGACGGCGATGCCTGGAGAACGCCTCCGCGGCCACGAGTTTCACTACTCCGCTGCGACGGCCGCCCCGGACGCTACGTTCGCGTTCGACGTCGAACGCGGCACCGGCAT
- a CDS encoding PGF-CTERM-anchored ABC transporter substrate-binding protein, with protein MNGQTHAPIVIALLVAVTLLPVGAVGHATGSNAISAEECSFPVTLTDATGTEVRLTEEPTRVVTLSPSAAQTMWEIGEREKVVGLTKYASNLEGAETRTNVSSGERIVNIELVVGLEPDLVLAPNATSKDTIRALRAANVTVYHIHRAETIEDIEEKVTTVGRLVGSCDGAGNTVASMRQNLSVVDTAVEGEDRPTVLYSFYGYTAGSDTFIDTIIERAGGRNVAAEAGIEGYQAVNPEFIVGANPDWIIRNTDTPAVPKTDAYNETTAVKSGNVVVIQLEYLNRPAPRTVRAVSKLAATLHPEAYAATSANASTESTATATTTRTTATNSTTVAESTTQTTGPGFSLLVTFAAFCVLSAVALFGRSER; from the coding sequence ATGAACGGGCAAACACACGCACCAATTGTCATCGCGCTTCTCGTGGCTGTGACGCTGCTCCCCGTCGGGGCAGTCGGACACGCGACGGGGTCGAACGCGATTTCGGCCGAAGAATGTAGCTTTCCGGTGACGCTCACCGACGCGACTGGAACCGAGGTGAGGTTGACCGAGGAACCCACTCGAGTGGTCACACTCAGTCCGAGCGCGGCCCAGACGATGTGGGAAATCGGCGAGCGCGAGAAGGTCGTCGGCCTCACAAAGTACGCATCGAATTTGGAAGGAGCCGAGACGCGGACGAACGTTTCGAGCGGCGAGCGAATCGTCAATATCGAGCTGGTAGTCGGACTCGAACCCGACCTCGTCCTCGCCCCGAACGCCACCTCGAAGGACACGATTCGCGCCTTGAGAGCCGCAAATGTGACGGTCTATCACATCCACCGAGCAGAGACCATCGAAGACATCGAAGAGAAAGTGACGACAGTTGGTCGTCTCGTCGGCTCCTGTGATGGCGCTGGGAACACGGTCGCTTCGATGCGACAGAACCTCTCGGTCGTCGATACCGCAGTCGAAGGTGAGGACCGTCCGACGGTCCTCTACAGCTTTTATGGGTATACCGCAGGTAGCGACACGTTCATCGACACCATCATCGAACGCGCAGGCGGACGTAACGTCGCCGCCGAAGCCGGAATCGAAGGCTATCAGGCGGTGAACCCAGAGTTCATCGTTGGCGCGAACCCGGACTGGATCATCCGAAATACGGACACGCCAGCCGTCCCAAAAACCGACGCCTACAACGAAACGACCGCCGTTAAATCCGGGAACGTCGTCGTGATTCAACTGGAGTATTTGAACCGACCCGCTCCGCGAACCGTCCGCGCGGTGTCGAAACTCGCGGCGACGCTCCACCCGGAGGCGTACGCCGCAACTAGCGCCAACGCGAGCACTGAGTCAACTGCAACCGCGACCACAACCCGAACGACGGCGACCAACTCGACTACCGTAGCCGAGTCAACGACCCAGACCACCGGCCCGGGCTTCAGTCTCCTCGTCACCTTCGCCGCGTTCTGCGTGCTTTCGGCTGTCGCATTGTTCGGGCGGAGTGAAAGATGA
- a CDS encoding ABC transporter substrate-binding protein, with protein sequence MTDALFPDNPTPTPRVVSTSPSGTEICYALGIEPVAVSHACDFPPAVESRPVIDRSRVSGETSAARHTSVTKSRREGGVYELDTSLLESCRPDLILSQSVCGVCAVDEAFVRDTLGETSSEVLGLNARTLDDVFECVMQVGEATGRNKRAKAVVDHCRQRLAEIANPVPESRPRAAVIEWMDPLHVSANWVPDIVAAAGGAYGLAESGERSVSLDWSRLREYDPAVLIVSPCGMDPDETRAHLSELTTRSGWDEFTAVRTDRVHVLDGTILNRWTPRLVELAETVSNLLHPTPS encoded by the coding sequence ATGACCGACGCGCTCTTTCCGGACAATCCGACCCCGACCCCGCGAGTCGTTTCGACCTCCCCATCGGGAACGGAGATCTGTTACGCCCTTGGAATCGAACCTGTCGCCGTCTCTCACGCCTGTGATTTCCCCCCGGCAGTGGAGTCTCGACCGGTCATCGACCGCTCACGAGTTTCCGGCGAAACGAGCGCGGCCCGCCACACGTCCGTGACCAAATCACGACGCGAGGGAGGCGTGTACGAACTCGATACGAGTCTGCTCGAATCCTGTCGGCCAGACCTCATCCTTAGCCAGTCTGTCTGTGGCGTGTGTGCGGTCGACGAAGCGTTCGTTCGCGACACGCTCGGCGAGACATCGAGCGAGGTACTCGGCCTTAACGCACGCACATTGGACGACGTGTTCGAGTGCGTGATGCAGGTTGGCGAGGCGACGGGACGGAACAAGAGAGCGAAGGCGGTCGTCGACCACTGCCGTCAACGACTCGCAGAGATTGCGAATCCAGTACCCGAGAGCCGGCCACGCGCCGCGGTCATCGAATGGATGGACCCGCTCCACGTCAGCGCGAATTGGGTGCCGGATATCGTCGCGGCTGCTGGCGGTGCGTACGGTCTCGCAGAGTCCGGTGAGCGGAGCGTATCCCTCGACTGGAGCCGCCTCCGCGAGTACGACCCAGCGGTACTCATCGTCTCACCCTGTGGCATGGACCCGGACGAGACGCGGGCGCACCTCTCCGAATTGACGACCCGTTCCGGGTGGGATGAGTTCACTGCCGTCCGGACAGACCGCGTCCACGTGCTTGACGGAACCATACTCAATCGCTGGACACCGCGACTCGTCGAACTCGCAGAGACGGTTTCGAATCTGCTTCACCCGACGCCGTCGTAA
- a CDS encoding dihydrofolate reductase — translation MELVSVAAISDNLVIGKDGEIPWESIPEDKRQYRARIADHPIILGRKTFESMLDDLPGTAQIVLSRSETAFEPETAHHAADLEEALDIAESLGDDTVYVIGGGKIYELFQPHLDRMVLSRVPGEYEGDAYYPEWDEADWELESETEYDRFTLQEWVRV, via the coding sequence ATGGAACTCGTTTCGGTCGCCGCCATCTCAGATAACCTCGTCATCGGGAAGGACGGGGAAATTCCGTGGGAGAGCATTCCCGAGGACAAAAGACAGTATCGCGCCCGCATCGCGGACCATCCCATCATCCTCGGACGAAAGACGTTCGAGTCGATGCTCGATGACTTGCCCGGTACCGCACAAATCGTCCTCAGTCGGAGCGAGACGGCGTTCGAACCTGAAACTGCCCACCACGCCGCCGACCTGGAGGAGGCGCTCGACATCGCAGAATCGCTCGGCGACGACACGGTGTACGTCATCGGCGGCGGGAAAATCTACGAACTGTTCCAGCCGCACCTCGACCGAATGGTTCTCAGCCGCGTTCCCGGCGAGTACGAGGGCGACGCCTACTACCCGGAGTGGGACGAGGCCGACTGGGAACTCGAATCCGAGACCGAGTACGACCGATTCACGCTGCAAGAGTGGGTGCGTGTATAG
- a CDS encoding four-helix bundle copper-binding protein, whose translation MSLADTVSEISHLSDEQQECIENCTRAAEVCEWCADACADEDGMGECIRLCRDVADIASLHARFMARDSDYSNDLASICADLCEACAEECAQHDHDHCQLCAEVLPECAETCRQMASA comes from the coding sequence ATGTCACTGGCAGACACCGTCTCCGAAATCAGTCACCTGAGCGACGAGCAGCAAGAATGCATCGAGAACTGCACCCGCGCTGCGGAGGTGTGCGAGTGGTGTGCCGACGCCTGCGCCGACGAGGACGGCATGGGCGAGTGCATCCGTCTCTGCCGTGACGTTGCGGATATTGCCTCGCTCCACGCCCGATTCATGGCACGCGATTCGGACTACAGCAACGACCTCGCGAGCATCTGCGCCGACCTCTGTGAAGCCTGCGCCGAAGAGTGCGCACAGCACGACCACGACCACTGCCAGCTGTGTGCCGAAGTGCTGCCCGAATGTGCCGAGACGTGTCGGCAGATGGCGTCGGCGTAG